GTTCTTACTCTGATGGTAGTAGCGATTCAAGGGATGATTCTGATGAAGATCGTGGCTATGCTAGTAGAAAACCCTCTGGGTCTCAAGTTcctttgaagaagagattggaggcagagagagaagatCGAGCTGCTCGAGTTGAAGGTGGTTATGGTGATGGACCATCTGATCGTGAAGGTGACAGCAGCGAGGAGTCTGATTTTGGAGATGACCTTTACAAGAATGAGGAAGACAGGCAGAAGCTTGCTGGAATGACTGAGTTTCAGAGAGAGATGATTCTCTCTGAACGTGCTGATAAGAAAGGTGATAAGAACTTCACTGAGAAACTTAGGTCcaagagagaaagtgagaaaacCCCTGTTTCTAAAAAGGAGACTCAGCCTCTTCCGGCCTCTCGTGGTGTGCGTTCATCTGCTAGATCTGCAGACAGAGCCGCTGCTAAGGATGATGCCCTGAATGAATTGAGGGCGAAGCGTATGAAGCAGCAGGACCCAGCAGCTCTCAGGAAACTGAGAGATGCATCAAAAGGTGGTTCAGGTAGTCGAGATTTCTCATCAACGAAGAGGAAACCGTTAGCTTCCTCCAATTTGAGTAGTTCCAGCCAAAGTGACAGTGATAGTAGGTCTCAGAGTGATGATGAAGGCTCGAATGGAGGAATGCTAGACAGTGATGATGACAGGTCAGATGTGCCTACGTTTGAGGATGTTAAGGAAGTTACCATTAGACGGTCTAAGCTTGCCAAATGGCTAATGGAGCCTTTCTTTGAAGAGCTTATAGTTGGGTGCTTTGTGAGGGTTGGGATCGGAAGGTCAAAGAGTGGTCCAATTTACAGACTCTGCTGGGTGAAGAATGTTGATGCAACCGATCCTGACAAGACCTACAAGCTAGAGAATAAAACTACACACAAGTACCTTAACGTCGTCTGGGGAAATGAAACCTCGGCGGCTCGATGGCAAATGGCTATGATCTCAGATGGTCATCCGCTGGAGGAAGAGTATAGGCAATGGATCAGAGAGGTTGAGCGAACAAATGGTCGCATGCCCACAAAGCAAGATATatcggagaagaaagaagcgaTACAAAGAACAAACAGTTTTGTTTACTCTGCGGAAACTGTTAAACAGATGCTGCAGGAGAAAAAATCTGCGTCAGTCAGGCCAATGAATGTTGCGGCCGAGAAAGATCGGCTTAGAAAAGAATTGGAAATTGCGCAGAGCAAAAACGATGAAGCAGGTGTAGAGAGGATCAAGTCGAAAATCAAACAGCTCGACGCTTCACGGAACAAGAAAGGGGTAGATAAAAAAGCGCTTAAACTTGCtgagatgaacaagaagaacagAGCCGAGAATTTCAAGAACGCATCTGAGGTAAAATCAATAACTGCTAGTCTCAAAGCCGGTGAAGCAGGGTATGATCCGTTTTCAAGAAGATGGACCCGATCATCAAACTACTACAACGGGAAAAACAAGGGgaaagatggagaagagaaCGAGGCAGCGGTTGCAGCAGCGGTTGAGACCAATGGAGCAGATGCAGGAGCAGGTGTTGAAGCGACAGAAGCAGCTTTAGAAGCAGCTGCAGAGGCAGGAAAGCTAATAGACACAAGAGCTCCAATAGGTCAAGGAGCAGAACACAATCAGCTTCATAACTTTGAATTGTCGTTATCGCTAACGGCTTTACAGAAGTACGGAGGACCTCAAGGAGTACAGAAAGCGTTCATGGCGAGGAAGCAACTGACCGAAGCAACTGTGGGATGCAGAGTCGCAGAGAACGATGGCAAGAGACATGGCCTTACGTTAACTGTTAGTGATTACAAGAGAAGGAGAGGTCTTCTCTGatttatttgcatttttttcaAGTCTCAGTGTTTCATTATCTTCTGAAAACTGCTTCttggttcttcttttcttcatatctttcttttgtacTCCACAAAATATGTTTAGatcagtttgttttttcttgaaatatttttgtactCGTTTTTGTGTGAACTCTCCTGATTAGTGTATGACTGcatgaaattagaaaatcaaGTCTTTTGCAGTTTTGCTACTCTTAATTAGATGAATTTAGTTATGAGCTAATTAACAGTTCAAtattagtttggttttgtagaaGTTAGTGATTATGCAATCATCATGCTCGTGTATGGATCGTGGacgataaaaacaaattactcGTAACACAATTGAAAGAGAAGTGTTGACTTATCAATAAAATCCAATATCTGTCATTATaatgcaaatatattttataagaataaaatcttttttatattaataatttattatacaaaaaaatataccattgagttttaaaatacatttcaACCACCAACCTTATTATTGCATATGGTGAGTCAATAATTAGTGTTTCAATTGCTCAAGAAACCGATTAAAGTCATGGTTATGCTTGGAAACTATCTCTTGCATGTGTTTCCAAGTAATGAATCATATAAggtgaataatatttttctaattggTCTGGTCTGATTGTTTCTAGTGAGTTTCTTCCATGGATAACCATGATTGGTCCTAATTGACATTTTTAGCTATTTACCTTATTAAACTAactaaaaacctaaaataatacttttattaaTTCTAGTAATTTGATACATCAAAACTAGAACTCTACCACACTCTTCATATGATAGTTAAGTAAAAAACTATTCGCACTTATTATAATACTATTTTGTATTGGTGATCTCACTAATACTAATACACACAACCTCTAgccttacaaaaaataaaaataaaaatctcttacAGAAGAACAAGTCTGTCTTTTGCAAACattgtttgaagaaaagaaatcaaatgatGGAACAGAGCAGAAGAACAGAACAAGTTCTGTTAGTGCAGAGATTAAAAAGATTGATAGtctcctttgttttttgtcttcCCATGTCTCTTCTTGGTCTCCTTCTCATGCTTCTCTTAATCTATAAcagcttctctgttttctctcttcatcttgTTCCCAACCAACCTATTCAATCCACTCTTTCACCAACTcatcttcagattcttcatcaCCAgacatcaacatcatcatctgtGTCAGATTCTTCATTGTTACTTGTGGTGAAAGAAACCTCTTTAGGGTTCATACAGAAGCAGAACGTTTCGTCGACGAGGATAGAGAAAAAGACGAGGAGATTCAAGAGAAGTACCGAGTTAACTCCTGCGATAACACAGCGGTTACAAGTCAAATCAAGACAAAGATTCCAGACGAGGGTCAAGTCTTTGTTGTCCAAATCTTCTTGTGAGTCACTCTTCTTCATGACTTGGATCTCCTCCATAGAATCTTTCGGTGATCGAGAGCGATTCACTATAGAAAGTCTCTTCAAATTTCACCCAAATGGCTGTTTGATCTTGGTCTCAAACTCATTTGACTGTGACAGAGGAACCTTAATCTTGAAACCCTTTACAGATAAAGGGCTTAAAGTGCTTCCAATCAAACCTGATTTTGCTTACATCTTCAAAGATACATCAGCAGAGAAATGGTTTGAAAGATTGAAGAAAGGAACACTCAGTCCAGGAGTGATTCCATTAGAGCAAAACCTCTCAAACCTTCTAAGATTAGTCCTGCTCTACAAATACGGCGGAATCTACTTAGACACAGACGTTATAATCCTCAAATCTCTCAGCAATCTCCACAACGTAATCGGAGCACAAACAGTTGACCCggttacaaaaaaatggaGTAGGCTCAACAACGCGGTGCTCATCTTCGACAAGAACCATCCTTTGCTTAAAAGGTTCATCGACGAATTCTCAAGAACCTTTAACGGTAACAAATGGGGACACAACGGTCCCTACTTAGTGTCGAGAGTCATTACAAGAATCAAGATATCATCCTCTTCAGATTTGGGATTCTCTGTTCTTCCACCATCTGCATTTTATCCGGTGGACTGGACTAGAATCAAAGGATTCTACAGAGCGCCCACGAATGAGAGCGATGCTTGGTTGCGGAAGAGGCTTACGCATTTACGCAAAAATACATTCGCTGTTCATCTTTGGAACAGAGAGAGTAAGAAACTCAGGATTGAAGAAGGAAGCATCATTCATCAACTCATGTCTCATTCTTGCATCTTTTgtaactcttcttctttacatTTAAGTTAAAACATGTAAAGTAAATTTCCacaagagagatagagagagagacaaaaaaaaggacaaaTCTTTGTGTGTTGTGAACATACAGATGTGCTGATCTATCTGCCATTCTTAGGAGCCGTACAAATAGGCAATGtgtattttgtaatttgtacATCAAAAGTGTTATATTTGCCGAATCGTGAAAAACTGCCGGATTTTGCATCGACAATTTGATTCGAATTTGTCCATTGCAATATCTTTTTGCtgttttaaattgtttagCATTATGATCATTGTTATTTGCTCACTGCCGATTACGaataatgttttaaagtttcatatatatcaataacaaaaccaaagaatcACCATCATAACAATCTGAGCGTTgtataaatcaaaaattccaaaaaaatgttaaccATCCGaaaccaaaataagaaaatgtttaaCTTTAAAAGACACGCACGAAAcataaaatacaaagataaatattGAGATAAGTTTACTTTTGGAACAAGTAAACGCTTACATAAGTCTCACATCTCCTACATAGTTTGTAAATGCATTAACACAACACGTCCCACTAAACAATAGTGGAACTTCAAGTATTACTCTTGTGATAATGTTGCTCTCGAGATTGTAGTAAGCTATGAAGAACTGATCTTGTTCTCGTGTATACTTTCTGTAAAACACAATTTCGCTACTACCAACCACTCCAGCAGCAACAACTTTGTTCAAATATCTATTAGGCAATTGGTAGATATGCTTTGACCATTGATGTCTCTCTGCATCCTCTAAAACCCACAATTCAAAAGTTTTAGAgaattttttgtaacaaaaagcACCTAATTTACCCTTGACGTCGATAAAATTGAGGGTTTGTCCCATCTTTTTTATGTCTTGATTAATGtcaataaaagtaaaatcCTCAGACCTAACATGAAAGCAAGCGATCGTAAAGTTAGTTGAGACATCCGCTGCATAATACAAGATACCACTTATGCACATCGCCCTAATATCTCCCATAGGAAAATGAAGTGTGCAACATTCAGTCTTTCTCCAtaagagatttttgtttccagACTCGAATGTGAGAACATGATACTTACCGAATTTGGGTAAGCGACACGACGACGAGGTTATACGCAATACCTTCGACTGTTTGTCTATTGGATCAtacccaaaaatatatgtttcatTTAGATATAACAACTCTTTCTTAATCTCGTTTATTCTCAGTTTGGGCAATGCTAAAAACTCTCCTGTGATGGGATTAGAAATCACCAGCACTCTTGAATAATTCTTTCGATCATGTTCAAGACATAACAATCCGCCAACAGGAGGACTTGTTATAAGTAAACTGTTTCCACTTGTCCTATGATGAAGGGTGGCTACAAGAGACGTGTTCTCATCAGGGTTTCGAGGCTGAGGTGAAGTGTAGAAGAACAACCCTTCTGCATTTTCGATGGTGAAAAGGATCCGCGGTGGGGCTGGAGACATGATCGGGAACAACATGTTGTAATATGGACGACGAATTTGTGATGACCATAGCTTTGATACGCAACGACACTGAGCTATAGACTTCACTGGCAGTTTCGACAAGATCTTAGCAGTGAAGAGATCAACATGGATAGCATCAAAATAATCTGTTTCGTCGTCCCCAGAGGTTGTGGACTTCTGATGGTTCATGGTGAATGGATCAAAGGTCAAATGGTTCTATTTCTAGtggctgtttttttttgtgagttcaatcttttatatttataagggttgatgagttttttttttaaagaagtAAATATCTttagattttcttatataaatattttgtatcattAAGTTTAATGACATCGCTTTTGTTTAATCCTCTTCCAGTTTATCAGTTTTAAttagataatgatattttaggaaattcgAAATTAATGTTATTGAAGATTTTCTATCAAATGAATTTTTAGATACTTTTTATCTAAACATTTTGTATCCTTTAACTTAATGCCATCTGATTTATGCTTTTtccaatatattgattttaattagGTAGAGATATTTTCGTATTTTTTAAATAGGTgtaattgtaaatttttatatcaaatttattggttataatttttaaattagtgTTATTGTAGATTTTATATCACATTTATtgtttagagtttttaaattagttctttgacaggaaaaaaaagaagaaataattttaaattagtgTTATTATATATCAACTTTATGgttctttattgttttcaatCTATCGTTTTTGATAGgtacatatattttaagaaattgaaaataatgTTAGTTTCCTCCATACTATTAAAATCATAACAACAATGACCTAAGATAGTAAGATGATAACAACAATGAACATAACTATTCTAAATCTACAAAGCAGGTGTAAGTTCTACAGGCTACTCATTCGGATACCGGGATCTCTTGAAGGTTGAAAGTCTTTGGCCCTCGAAAGGGTCACATAGTAAAGCTCGGAGACAATCCCCGTGAGCACTATGAATGCTGCTCCAGCCCCAAACACGCCTTTCCTCAGTGATCGACAAGAAGGGGAAGTGTTACCAAAGTAGACACGGTACTTTGTATGGTAAGCGTTTCGTACAGAGCCAGCAAGTAAACACACTTGtgctatgaagaagaaaaccctgCAACAATCATCCTAGTTCCATGACATTCATATATGACACAAAACACttgatgatataatacatAGATTGTGAAGGAATAAAAGAGGATGTTACCAGGTggtgatgaagagaaaaattGCCCAAGATCTTGAACCACTTGGTGTCAATGCTCTTCCACAGCATAAACATCGGCTCGCCACCATTATTAAGAGCTGACTCGCTAATAAGACCAAGAAAGAACCGACTCCGAGACCCGTTGCTATGTCCTTGTCATACACACAGTAGCTCAAATCTCTTGATTCTCTAGAAATTTGCCACTGCAACAAAATCAGgaacaacaacacaatgaaCACAAAACAGGACAAATCTCAACTCtttgaaacaaaccaaaacagaaccaaagCTTTCAGCTTTCTATGAAActaattgaattttacaaaacccaaaaaaaattcaagaaccCAACTTTAAGAATCCTAAGCAGATAGATCCAAAGATGTGAAATTGAGAGATAAACACactaataatcaaataaatttgacaagaaatgtttgaagaattaaagagagagaaactgaCGGTGGTTCTTCGTTGCTCTGCAGCAACAGCAAGACCAAAAGCAATGAGATCAAACACGAACACCAGAAGAAGTAGCAACACGGAAGCCATAGCTGCTCAATTCGAagcaacacaaacaaaaccctaaactcagaatctctccttcttcttcttcttcttcttcgacacTACTGTTTCTGGATAATATCGCCGACGCGAAGAAGTCAAAAAACATACTGTGCTAAGGAAAGAGGAAACTTGTGAACGAAGAGGACACgtgttattaattttttgttttccattcgCACGCTTTTTACATGCTCTTTTGTCTTTTcgaatattattttgattattgctaaatgaaattataagagataattttatttagttggTAAATCAACTTTTTTGTGCTCTAGTGGTAAGAAAAATTCACTATAAACTTTTTTAGCTAACAATAATATCGGGATAAAATCTCATGGACCATTGgttattcaaagaaaaatgcgATATTATACataatcatgttttatttatattggaTGCGTAAGTCCAATCTAATTGGATACATAAAAAGTCATAAGATTTGAAAATGGTAACTAAAAGGCACTATTGTTTAACCTTGGTAGATAATCGAAAGCTCAAGCCAAAAGGGCTTAAAGATTTTAGATCTCCTTATTGTTGTTTCAAGGGCAAACGATATCTAGGATAAAAGTCAGAAAATGATCAAAGAGATAGAAAACATAGAAAAGattattaagtttttgataatatatattcattatatataaatagatcatCTATCAACAAGGTCTGGTGCACAAACAGCGACGACGGAATCCACGGCAGTCACCATCTGAAAAACCTTCATTGTGGCAAACATTAGCGCAATTGCTTGAGCTCAGACATGGTCCGTTGAACAAGTTGCTACTTGTTTCACACGTCCGTGCCTCTACCGTGACCAGACCCATCACTACAAGACATTAATTAAACGTTATAGATTATTCGAACATGTAATTAATATGGGCTTATCCACAAGCTTCTGCATAATCATACATCAAATATGTTAACCAAAATACAATGACGGATACCATATGTATCATATTATGTAGACTTGCAAATATATTATGTAGATGATTACATGTTGACatgagtttttatttagatGTATCATGATGGTATGAATTAAGAACCTGTGGCAAGGATCATGAACAATAGGAGAAGGGCTGAGTTCAAACGAGGAGAGACCTTCATTTTTTAAGAGAGAGTTTGGACAAAAAGTGTTTTGAAGAGCTATTAAGGAAGAAAGTGAAACTTAATTATATAGGAACTGAAAATTGATATGATAAGAGACTATTTATTAATTCATGTTGGACGTGTTTTTGTTATCAGATAGAGTGGTTGTTTGACCACAATATCGCCGTTTCTTTGGTTCTTGCTCTATTCACGTTTCTTTGGTtgtaaaca
This sequence is a window from Arabidopsis thaliana chromosome 1 sequence. Protein-coding genes within it:
- a CDS encoding alpha 1,4-glycosyltransferase family protein (alpha 1,4-glycosyltransferase family protein; FUNCTIONS IN: transferase activity, transferring glycosyl groups, transferase activity; INVOLVED IN: biological_process unknown; LOCATED IN: Golgi stack; CONTAINS InterPro DOMAIN/s: Alpha 1,4-glycosyltransferase conserved region (InterPro:IPR007652), Glycosyltransferase, DXD sugar-binding region (InterPro:IPR007577); BEST Arabidopsis thaliana protein match is: alpha 1,4-glycosyltransferase family protein (TAIR:AT5G01250.1); Has 493 Blast hits to 489 proteins in 121 species: Archae - 2; Bacteria - 96; Metazoa - 240; Fungi - 20; Plants - 92; Viruses - 0; Other Eukaryotes - 43 (source: NCBI BLink).) yields the protein MEQSRRTEQVLLVQRLKRLIVSFVFCLPMSLLGLLLMLLLIYNSFSVFSLHLVPNQPIQSTLSPTHLQILHHQTSTSSSVSDSSLLLVVKETSLGFIQKQNVSSTRIEKKTRRFKRSTELTPAITQRLQVKSRQRFQTRVKSLLSKSSCESLFFMTWISSIESFGDRERFTIESLFKFHPNGCLILVSNSFDCDRGTLILKPFTDKGLKVLPIKPDFAYIFKDTSAEKWFERLKKGTLSPGVIPLEQNLSNLLRLVLLYKYGGIYLDTDVIILKSLSNLHNVIGAQTVDPVTKKWSRLNNAVLIFDKNHPLLKRFIDEFSRTFNGNKWGHNGPYLVSRVITRIKISSSSDLGFSVLPPSAFYPVDWTRIKGFYRAPTNESDAWLRKRLTHLRKNTFAVHLWNRESKKLRIEEGSIIHQLMSHSCIFCNSSSLHLS
- a CDS encoding alpha 1,4-glycosyltransferase family protein translates to MMEQSRRTEQVLLVQRLKRLIVSFVFCLPMSLLGLLLMLLLIYNSFSVFSLHLVPNQPIQSTLSPTHLQILHHQTSTSSSVSDSSLLLVVKETSLGFIQKQNVSSTRIEKKTRRFKRSTELTPAITQRLQVKSRQRFQTRVKSLLSKSSCESLFFMTWISSIESFGDRERFTIESLFKFHPNGCLILVSNSFDCDRGTLILKPFTDKGLKVLPIKPDFAYIFKDTSAEKWFERLKKGTLSPGVIPLEQNLSNLLRLVLLYKYGGIYLDTDVIILKSLSNLHNVIGAQTVDPVTKKWSRLNNAVLIFDKNHPLLKRFIDEFSRTFNGNKWGHNGPYLVSRVITRIKISSSSDLGFSVLPPSAFYPVDWTRIKGFYRAPTNESDAWLRKRLTHLRKNTFAVHLWNRESKKLRIEEGSIIHQLMSHSCIFCNSSSLHLS
- a CDS encoding F-box family protein (F-box family protein; CONTAINS InterPro DOMAIN/s: F-box domain, cyclin-like (InterPro:IPR001810); BEST Arabidopsis thaliana protein match is: F-box family protein (TAIR:AT1G53815.1); Has 651 Blast hits to 560 proteins in 12 species: Archae - 0; Bacteria - 0; Metazoa - 0; Fungi - 0; Plants - 651; Viruses - 0; Other Eukaryotes - 0 (source: NCBI BLink).) — its product is MNHQKSTTSGDDETDYFDAIHVDLFTAKILSKLPVKSIAQCRCVSKLWSSQIRRPYYNMLFPIMSPAPPRILFTIENAEGLFFYTSPQPRNPDENTSLVATLHHRTSGNSLLITSPPVGGLLCLEHDRKNYSRVLVISNPITGEFLALPKLRINEIKKELLYLNETYIFGYDPIDKQSKDAERHQWSKHIYQLPNRYLNKVVAAGVVGSSEIVFYRKYTREQDQFFIAYYNLESNIITRVILEVPLLFSGTCCVNAFTNYVGDVRLM
- the VIP5 gene encoding plus-3 domain-containing protein (vernalization independence 5 (VIP5); FUNCTIONS IN: DNA binding; INVOLVED IN: positive regulation of transcription, DNA-dependent, negative regulation of flower development; LOCATED IN: nucleus; EXPRESSED IN: 22 plant structures; EXPRESSED DURING: 13 growth stages; CONTAINS InterPro DOMAIN/s: Plus-3 domain, subgroup (InterPro:IPR018144), Plus-3 (InterPro:IPR004343); Has 7244 Blast hits to 3723 proteins in 490 species: Archae - 2; Bacteria - 3364; Metazoa - 2087; Fungi - 627; Plants - 250; Viruses - 32; Other Eukaryotes - 882 (source: NCBI BLink).), translated to MGDLENLLLEAAGRTNSAGRSRHPPSSRRREGSYSDGSSDSRDDSDEDRGYASRKPSGSQVPLKKRLEAEREDRAARVEGGYGDGPSDREGDSSEESDFGDDLYKNEEDRQKLAGMTEFQREMILSERADKKGDKNFTEKLRSKRESEKTPVSKKETQPLPASRGVRSSARSADRAAAKDDALNELRAKRMKQQDPAALRKLRDASKGGSGSRDFSSTKRKPLASSNLSSSSQSDSDSRSQSDDEGSNGGMLDSDDDRSDVPTFEDVKEVTIRRSKLAKWLMEPFFEELIVGCFVRVGIGRSKSGPIYRLCWVKNVDATDPDKTYKLENKTTHKYLNVVWGNETSAARWQMAMISDGHPLEEEYRQWIREVERTNGRMPTKQDISEKKEAIQRTNSFVYSAETVKQMLQEKKSASVRPMNVAAEKDRLRKELEIAQSKNDEAGVERIKSKIKQLDASRNKKGVDKKALKLAEMNKKNRAENFKNASEVKSITASLKAGEAGYDPFSRRWTRSSNYYNGKNKGKDGEENEAAVAAAVETNGADAGAGVEATEAALEAAAEAGKLIDTRAPIGQGAEHNQLHNFELSLSLTALQKYGGPQGVQKAFMARKQLTEATVGCRVAENDGKRHGLTLTVSDYKRRRGLL
- a CDS encoding 1,3-beta-glucan synthase component (DUF1218) (Protein of unknown function (DUF1218); FUNCTIONS IN: molecular_function unknown; INVOLVED IN: biological_process unknown; LOCATED IN: endomembrane system; EXPRESSED IN: 22 plant structures; EXPRESSED DURING: 13 growth stages; CONTAINS InterPro DOMAIN/s: Protein of unknown function DUF1218 (InterPro:IPR009606); BEST Arabidopsis thaliana protein match is: Protein of unknown function (DUF1218) (TAIR:AT4G27435.1); Has 557 Blast hits to 557 proteins in 98 species: Archae - 0; Bacteria - 0; Metazoa - 0; Fungi - 0; Plants - 557; Viruses - 0; Other Eukaryotes - 0 (source: NCBI BLink).); this translates as MASVLLLLLVFVFDLIAFGLAVAAEQRRTTWQISRESRDLSYCVYDKDIATGLGVGSFLVLLASQLLIMVASRCLCCGRALTPSGSRSWAIFLFITTWVFFFIAQVCLLAGSVRNAYHTKYRVYFGNTSPSCRSLRKGVFGAGAAFIVLTGIVSELYYVTLSRAKDFQPSRDPGIRMSSL
- the LCR66 gene encoding low-molecular-weight cysteine-rich 66 (low-molecular-weight cysteine-rich 66 (LCR66); INVOLVED IN: defense response; LOCATED IN: endomembrane system; EXPRESSED IN: leaf whorl, sepal, flower, seed; EXPRESSED DURING: petal differentiation and expansion stage, E expanded cotyledon stage; CONTAINS InterPro DOMAIN/s: Gamma thionin (InterPro:IPR008176), Knottin (InterPro:IPR003614), Gamma Purothionin (InterPro:IPR008177); BEST Arabidopsis thaliana protein match is: low-molecular-weight cysteine-rich 68 (TAIR:AT2G02130.1); Has 405 Blast hits to 405 proteins in 86 species: Archae - 0; Bacteria - 0; Metazoa - 0; Fungi - 0; Plants - 405; Viruses - 0; Other Eukaryotes - 0 (source: NCBI BLink).), whose product is MKVSPRLNSALLLLFMILATVMGLVTVEARTCETSSNLFNGPCLSSSNCANVCHNEGFSDGDCRGFRRRCLCTRPC